The proteins below come from a single Miscanthus floridulus cultivar M001 chromosome 1, ASM1932011v1, whole genome shotgun sequence genomic window:
- the LOC136471474 gene encoding cyclin-D5-1-like, whose protein sequence is MGEAQEGCSAGCSFSLMCLEDGADLDTAGGSAESADDAGRLAAFLYSDAGEEDQEEYMDHLVSKESSFCCSPSSSSPSSSSSPVFSDIAGDETCPSSTASSDEWFRCARRATVEWIFETRAYFGFSHRTAYLAVSYMDRFCLHRCMDRSVMPWAARLLAVACVSLAAKMEEYRAPALSEFRADNEYDFSSVSIRRMELLVLSTLGWRMGDVTPLDYLPCLSSRLRRGDGSGGGGLVAAKAAALIFSAAEAASVLDYRPSTVAVAAVLAAAHGPMTKEALESKMSSLSPSCLLDKGDVHACYSTMLGESSSATPSKQAAKRPPPPSSGSTTYESVDAASSLAAAADSNKRARVELPAVVGT, encoded by the exons ATGGGGGAAGCACAGGAGGGCTGCTCGGCCGGCTGCTCCTTCTCCCTCATGTGCCTAGAGGACGGCGCCGACCTCGACACCGCCGGCGGCTCCGCGGAGAGCGCCGATGACGCCGGCAGGCTGGCCGCCTTTCTTTACAGCGACGCCGGGGAGGAGGACCAGGAGGAGTACATGGACCACCTCGTGTCCAAGGAGAGCAGCTTCTgctgctccccttcctcctcgtcgccctcgtcctcgtcctcgcccgTCTTCTCCGACATCGCCGGCGACGAGACGTGCCCTTCGTCCACGGCCTCGTCCGACGAGTGGTTCCGTTGCGCGCGCCGCGCCACCGTCGAGTGGATTTTTGAG ACGCGGGCTTACTTCGGCTTCTCCCACCGCACGGCGTACCTTGCCGTCTCCTACATGGACCGCTTCTGCCTCCACCGATGCATGGAC AGGTCAGTGATGCCCTGGGCGGCGCGGCTGCTGGCGGTGGCGTGCGTGTCCCTGGCGGCCAAGATGGAGGAGTACCGCGCGCCGGCGCTGTCCGAGTTCCGCGCCGACAACGAGTACGACTTCAGCAGCGTCTCCATCCGGCGCATGGAGCTGCTGGTGCTGTCCACGCTGGGGTGGCGCATGGGCGACGTCACGCCCCTGGACTACCTCCCCTGCCTCTCCTCCAGGCTACGCCGAGGCGACGGTAGCGGCGGTGGCGGCCtcgtcgccgccaaggccgccgcCCTTATCTTCTCCGCCGCGGAAG CTGCCAGCGTGCTCGACTACCGGCCGTCCACCGTGGCCGTCGCCGCCGTCCTGGCCGCGGCCCACGGCCCCATGACGAAGGAGGCGCTGGAGTCCAAGATGAGCAGCCTCTCTCCGTCCTGCCTGCTCGACAAG GGCGACGTGCACGCCTGCTACAGCACGATGCTGGGcgagagctcgtcggcgacgccGAGCAAGCAGGCGGCCAAGAGACCGCCGCCACCCAGCTCCGGCTCGACGACGTACGAGTCCGTCGACGCGGCCTCCTCGTTGGCGGCCGCGGCGGACAGCAACAAGAGGGCGCGGGTGGAGCTGCCGGCCGTCGTCGGCACATGA